One window of the Defluviitalea raffinosedens genome contains the following:
- a CDS encoding ABC transporter permease, which yields MSKISKTLKNEDFQRRIIPFFSVLLGFIIGAIIMAFSGYDPIEAYSELLKGAGFYGNIKRFGDTLLTMTSLVLTGLSVAFAFKTGLFNIGAPGQMLMGGFIAVYIGVVFEMPRIIHLPFAVISAALLGSIWAFLPGILKAKFRINEVVTTIMMNWIAYWSVYYFVPAKIPGNFNTESAVIKNTASLRTEWLSKLFKGSYVNLGFFIAIFAAIFIWWILEKTTFGYELKAVGFNAHAAEYAGMKVNRNIVLSMMISGALSGLAGAVYYLGYGNNIKIGELPSQGFDGIAVALLGLNNPIGVIFSAFLFGFMNAGKLFMNAATEVPKELIEIIIAVIIFFAAANLMIKGILAKINKGLDRNGGGSNA from the coding sequence GTGAGTAAAATCTCTAAAACATTAAAAAATGAAGATTTTCAAAGACGAATTATTCCTTTTTTTTCTGTATTGTTAGGATTTATTATAGGTGCTATCATCATGGCTTTTTCAGGATATGATCCTATAGAAGCTTATTCTGAATTATTAAAAGGAGCAGGTTTTTATGGCAATATCAAGAGATTCGGAGACACCCTTTTAACGATGACAAGCCTTGTGTTGACAGGGCTTTCAGTTGCTTTTGCTTTTAAAACAGGTTTATTTAATATAGGGGCTCCCGGACAAATGTTAATGGGAGGTTTTATAGCAGTATATATTGGTGTTGTGTTTGAGATGCCAAGAATTATACATCTTCCTTTTGCGGTTATTTCTGCAGCACTTCTAGGTTCTATATGGGCGTTCTTACCAGGAATTTTAAAAGCAAAATTTAGAATTAACGAAGTGGTTACAACGATCATGATGAACTGGATTGCTTATTGGAGTGTTTATTACTTTGTACCTGCCAAAATACCCGGAAACTTTAATACGGAATCTGCGGTTATCAAAAATACTGCTTCCCTTAGAACAGAATGGTTAAGTAAGTTATTTAAAGGGTCTTATGTGAATTTAGGATTTTTCATTGCTATTTTTGCAGCTATTTTTATATGGTGGATTTTAGAAAAGACCACCTTTGGATATGAACTTAAAGCTGTGGGATTTAATGCTCATGCTGCAGAATATGCAGGAATGAAAGTAAACCGTAATATTGTACTTTCTATGATGATATCAGGAGCATTATCAGGCCTTGCTGGCGCTGTGTATTATTTAGGTTATGGAAATAATATAAAAATTGGAGAACTTCCATCTCAAGGCTTTGATGGAATAGCAGTTGCACTTTTAGGGCTTAATAATCCTATTGGCGTTATTTTTTCAGCATTCTTATTTGGATTTATGAATGCAGGAAAACTATTTATGAATGCGGCTACGGAAGTACCTAAAGAACTTATTGAAATTATTATTGCTGTTATTATTTTCTTTGCAGCTGCTAATTTAATGATTAAAGGAATTTTAGCTAAAATAAACAAAGGTTTGGATAGAAATGGAGGTGGAAGTAATGCTTAA